The Pseudolabrys sp. FHR47 genome contains a region encoding:
- the secG gene encoding preprotein translocase subunit SecG yields MQHVIIVIHLMLVLALIGVVLLQRSEGGGLGIGGGGGNFMSSRGTTNVLTRTTAILAGLFFATSLILSIVAGMNRAPTSILQGNTSAPASAPGSAPPLGGGSGGLLNQLGGGQPATPSGPQVPQSK; encoded by the coding sequence ATGCAGCACGTAATCATTGTCATCCACCTGATGCTGGTGCTCGCCCTGATTGGCGTGGTGCTGCTGCAGCGCTCCGAAGGCGGCGGCCTCGGTATCGGCGGCGGGGGCGGCAACTTCATGTCCAGCCGCGGCACCACCAACGTCCTGACCCGCACGACGGCGATTCTGGCCGGCCTGTTTTTCGCGACCAGCCTGATCCTGTCGATCGTCGCCGGCATGAACCGGGCGCCGACCTCGATCCTGCAGGGCAATACGTCCGCTCCAGCCAGTGCGCCGGGCTCGGCCCCGCCGCTCGGCGGCGGCAGCGGTGGCCTGCTCAACCAGCTTGGCGGCGGCCAGCCGGCCACGCCTTCGGGACCCCAGGTCCCGCAATCGAAATAG
- a CDS encoding CTP synthase, with protein MARYIFITGGVVSSLGKGLASAALGATLQARGYKVRLRKLDPYLNVDPGTMSPYQHGEVFVTDDGAETDLDLGHYERFTGVPATRQDNITTGRIYQDILTKERRGDYLGATIQVIPHVTNAIKDFVRDGNDGYDFVLVEVGGTVGDIEGLPFFEAIRQFGNDMPRGHCIYIHLTLLPFIPSAGELKTKPTQHSVKELRSIGIQPDILLCRTDRPIPEGERRKLALFCNVRESAVIEARDVDNIYAVPEAYSAEGLDHEVLAALGIEDKAAPNLARWHEINERVRNPEGEVTIAIVGKYTGMKDAYKSLNEALTHGGIANKVKVNLEWIESDVFEHEDPAPFLEQVNGILVPGGFGQRGAEGKIRAAQFARERSVPYFGICFGMQMACIEAARNLCGITDANSTEFGPTKEPVVGLMTEWLKGNELQKRAASGDLGGTMRLGAYHATLTRGSRVAQIYGATEISERHRHRYEVNTAYKGRLEQHGLRFSGMSPDGVLPEIVEYEDHPWFIGVQFHPELKSRPFEPHPLFSSFIGAAVDQSRLV; from the coding sequence ATGGCGCGGTACATCTTCATCACCGGCGGCGTGGTGTCCTCCCTCGGCAAAGGTCTCGCATCGGCGGCGCTCGGCGCGACGCTGCAGGCTCGAGGCTACAAGGTCCGCCTCCGCAAACTCGACCCCTATCTCAACGTCGATCCGGGCACGATGTCGCCGTATCAGCACGGCGAGGTTTTCGTCACCGACGACGGCGCCGAGACCGATCTCGATCTCGGGCACTATGAGCGTTTCACTGGGGTTCCGGCGACGCGGCAGGACAACATCACCACGGGCCGCATCTACCAGGACATCCTGACCAAGGAGCGGCGCGGCGACTATCTCGGCGCCACCATCCAGGTCATCCCGCACGTCACCAACGCCATCAAGGACTTCGTCCGCGACGGCAATGACGGCTACGATTTCGTGCTGGTGGAGGTCGGCGGCACCGTCGGCGACATCGAGGGCCTGCCGTTCTTCGAGGCGATCCGCCAGTTCGGCAACGACATGCCGCGTGGACATTGCATCTACATCCACCTGACGCTGCTCCCCTTCATCCCAAGCGCCGGCGAACTCAAGACCAAGCCGACGCAGCATTCGGTCAAGGAGCTGCGCTCGATCGGCATCCAGCCCGATATTCTGTTGTGCCGCACCGACCGGCCGATTCCGGAAGGCGAGCGGCGCAAGCTCGCCCTGTTCTGCAACGTGCGCGAAAGCGCCGTGATCGAAGCGCGCGATGTCGACAATATTTACGCCGTGCCGGAAGCCTATTCGGCCGAGGGCCTCGACCATGAGGTGCTGGCCGCCTTAGGGATCGAGGACAAGGCAGCGCCGAACCTCGCACGGTGGCACGAGATCAACGAGCGCGTTCGCAATCCGGAAGGCGAGGTGACCATCGCCATCGTCGGCAAGTACACCGGCATGAAGGACGCCTACAAGTCGCTCAACGAGGCGCTCACTCATGGCGGCATCGCCAACAAGGTGAAGGTCAATCTCGAGTGGATCGAGTCCGACGTGTTCGAGCACGAGGACCCGGCGCCGTTCCTCGAGCAGGTCAACGGCATCCTGGTGCCTGGTGGCTTCGGCCAGCGCGGCGCCGAAGGCAAGATCCGCGCGGCGCAGTTCGCGCGCGAGCGTAGTGTGCCGTATTTTGGCATCTGCTTCGGCATGCAGATGGCTTGCATCGAAGCGGCGCGAAACCTGTGCGGCATTACGGACGCCAACTCGACCGAATTCGGCCCGACGAAAGAGCCTGTGGTCGGCCTGATGACCGAATGGCTCAAGGGCAACGAACTGCAGAAGCGCGCCGCCAGCGGCGACCTTGGCGGCACAATGCGGCTCGGCGCTTATCATGCCACTTTAACGCGGGGTAGCCGCGTGGCGCAGATTTATGGCGCGACGGAAATTTCCGAACGCCACCGCCACCGCTACGAAGTCAACACCGCTTACAAAGGCCGGCTTGAGCAGCACGGCCTGCGCTTCTCCGGCATGTCACCTGACGGTGTGCTGCCCGAGATCGTCGAATACGAGGACCATCCCTGGTTCATCGGCGTGCAGTTCCACCCCGAACTGAAATCGCGTCCGTTTGAGCCGCACCCGCTGTTCTCGTCCTTCATCGGTGCGGCGGTGGATCAGAGTCGGTTGGTGTAA
- a CDS encoding NIPSNAP family protein, which yields MIYELRIYRCIPGRLPALLKRFETATLKLWDKHGIKQAGFWTTLIGESNMELTYMLKWESLADREKRWDAFMSDPEWIKARAESEKDGLIVANIASSFLTPTAFSAAK from the coding sequence TTGATTTACGAACTGCGCATCTACCGCTGCATTCCGGGCCGCCTGCCGGCGCTGCTCAAGCGTTTCGAGACCGCTACGCTGAAGCTCTGGGACAAGCACGGCATCAAGCAGGCCGGTTTCTGGACAACGCTGATCGGCGAATCCAACATGGAACTGACCTACATGCTCAAGTGGGAATCGCTGGCCGACCGCGAGAAGCGCTGGGACGCGTTCATGTCTGACCCGGAGTGGATCAAGGCACGCGCCGAATCCGAAAAGGATGGGCTGATCGTCGCCAATATCGCCAGCAGCTTCCTCACGCCGACGGCCTTCTCGGCGGCGAAGTAG
- a CDS encoding VOC family protein encodes MPRGLDHIVHAVRDLEAAAACYRELGFTIGARNRHPWGTHNHIVQFPGFFIELLTLAEPDKLSGDVFSENFGIYNRDFAARHEGLSMLVLESKDSAGDVAAFEAAGIAASGSVRFDREGIRPDGSPVHVAFSLAFARDTAAPQVGFFTCQQHYPENFWNPAFQTHGNGATGIAAVVVVADEPERHRDFLLAYTGADDVTPDGNGFSITLPRGAIEVMTPDVYTAQTGLAAPDTGSGPRLAAMRFTAAGLSPRNVSTLGAGLIFAP; translated from the coding sequence ATGCCGCGCGGCCTCGATCACATTGTCCATGCCGTCCGCGACCTCGAAGCCGCGGCGGCGTGCTATCGGGAACTAGGCTTCACCATCGGCGCGCGCAACCGGCATCCGTGGGGCACGCATAACCACATCGTCCAGTTTCCGGGCTTCTTCATCGAGCTGCTGACGCTTGCCGAGCCGGACAAGCTTTCCGGCGACGTATTTTCGGAGAACTTCGGCATCTACAATCGCGATTTCGCTGCGCGTCACGAAGGTCTGTCGATGCTGGTGCTGGAATCCAAGGATTCCGCCGGCGACGTCGCTGCCTTCGAAGCCGCGGGCATTGCCGCATCGGGCTCGGTTCGTTTCGACCGCGAGGGCATACGTCCGGACGGTTCGCCGGTGCATGTCGCGTTCTCGCTCGCTTTCGCCAGGGACACGGCAGCGCCGCAGGTTGGCTTCTTCACCTGCCAGCAGCATTATCCCGAGAATTTCTGGAATCCAGCATTCCAGACGCACGGCAATGGTGCGACCGGCATTGCAGCTGTTGTCGTAGTGGCGGACGAGCCGGAACGGCATCGCGACTTTCTGCTCGCTTATACCGGCGCGGACGATGTCACCCCGGACGGCAACGGCTTTTCGATTACCTTGCCGCGCGGCGCTATCGAGGTGATGACGCCCGACGTCTACACCGCGCAAACCGGCCTCGCGGCGCCGGATACGGGAAGCGGCCCGAGGCTCGCCGCAATGCGTTTCACCGCGGCCGGCCTATCTCCGCGGAACGTGTCGACGCTCGGCGCAGGGCTTATATTCGCGCCCTAG